From a single Desulfuribacillus alkaliarsenatis genomic region:
- a CDS encoding MATE family efflux transporter, with the protein MYHAETLRDKIVLYLSILWPIMVTQLSLIAMNLVDTMMSGRVGTDDLAGVAIGSSLWMPVFTAIIGILLAVTPIVAQLAGSMQHNKIAAAVMQSMYLSVFLAFLVILGGAVFLDSILTYMDLEPAVHHIAFHYLVGLSIGIVPLFLSNVLRNFFDGQGFTRITMMITVMAVPFNVLLNYGLIFGNFGLPRLGGIGAGYATGLTYWIILIFSLIIVFVLPKIKRYQLFSNWTKPCWRAWKEQLAIGLPIGLTIFFETSIFSVVTLIIGIMYTSVVVAANQVALSFTSFIFMIPLSISMALTIVVGYSIGGNKLDNAKEFSIIGVLGGLAFSTLSAAFLFFFRESIAAFYTEDPEVIALAGKFFIVAMIFQLSDAAQAGLQGALRGYKDVRIPFMIAFVSYWIIGIPVGYLLSVYTALGPYGLWVGITMGLTCAAIGFLYRLRMVQRKYTNMLNS; encoded by the coding sequence ATGTATCACGCAGAAACCTTGAGGGATAAGATTGTTTTATACCTTTCAATACTATGGCCAATTATGGTAACTCAATTGAGTTTGATAGCTATGAACTTGGTGGATACAATGATGTCAGGACGTGTAGGTACTGATGATTTAGCAGGGGTTGCAATTGGATCTAGCTTGTGGATGCCTGTTTTCACTGCTATTATAGGCATACTTTTAGCTGTCACTCCAATAGTCGCACAGCTAGCAGGAAGTATGCAGCATAACAAAATAGCTGCTGCTGTTATGCAATCTATGTATTTATCTGTTTTTCTGGCATTTCTCGTCATTTTGGGAGGGGCTGTATTTTTAGATTCAATCCTTACATACATGGACCTTGAGCCAGCAGTGCATCACATCGCCTTCCATTATTTAGTTGGTCTTTCAATCGGCATTGTGCCATTATTTTTGTCTAACGTATTGCGGAACTTTTTTGATGGACAAGGATTTACGAGAATAACAATGATGATTACTGTTATGGCAGTACCTTTTAATGTTCTATTGAATTATGGGTTGATTTTTGGTAATTTTGGCTTGCCAAGATTAGGCGGAATTGGTGCTGGCTACGCTACAGGACTAACTTATTGGATTATATTAATATTTAGCTTAATAATTGTATTTGTATTACCGAAAATTAAACGCTATCAGCTTTTTAGTAATTGGACTAAGCCATGCTGGAGGGCATGGAAGGAACAGCTTGCAATAGGGTTACCTATCGGACTTACTATATTCTTTGAAACCAGTATTTTTTCAGTAGTTACTTTAATCATTGGAATAATGTATACATCTGTAGTCGTAGCTGCTAACCAAGTCGCTCTAAGTTTTACATCGTTTATATTTATGATTCCGTTAAGTATTTCGATGGCTTTGACTATTGTAGTTGGTTATTCTATTGGTGGTAATAAGCTTGATAACGCTAAAGAATTCAGTATTATTGGTGTATTAGGTGGGTTGGCCTTCTCTACTTTAAGCGCGGCCTTTCTGTTCTTTTTTAGAGAATCGATTGCAGCTTTCTATACAGAAGACCCCGAAGTAATTGCTTTAGCAGGAAAGTTCTTTATCGTCGCCATGATTTTTCAGCTTTCCGATGCAGCCCAAGCTGGTTTACAGGGGGCACTGCGTGGTTATAAGGATGTACGTATTCCGTTTATGATAGCTTTTGTGTCCTATTGGATCATTGGCATTCCTGTAGGGTATTTGTTATCTGTATATACAGCATTAGGTCCTTATGGTTTATGGGTTGGAATCACTATGGGGCTAACATGTGCGGCGATTGGATTTTTGTATCGATTACGAATGGTTCAACGCAAATATACTAATATGTTAAATAGTTAA
- a CDS encoding phosphoribosylaminoimidazolesuccinocarboxamide synthase produces MKLVYQGKTKDVYELPTGNFLLKFKDDVTGEDGKFDPGANTVGLTIEGAGQAGLRLTKFFFELLNDKDVPTHYVNANIEESTMEVKPATVFGSGLEVICRYRAVGSFLRRYGKYVENGQPLDAFVEVTLKDDDRQDPPISEDALDMLGILTKEEYKSLKELTQQIGSIVKEALADKCIELYDIKFEFGRIGEQIALIDEISGGNMRAYKGDRYIEPLELERLVLEDISK; encoded by the coding sequence ATGAAATTGGTTTATCAAGGAAAAACAAAGGATGTATATGAATTACCAACGGGCAACTTTTTACTGAAATTCAAAGATGATGTTACTGGTGAAGATGGAAAGTTCGATCCAGGAGCTAACACAGTTGGGCTGACAATTGAAGGAGCAGGACAGGCAGGGCTACGCTTAACTAAATTCTTTTTTGAATTATTAAATGATAAAGATGTTCCGACACATTATGTAAATGCAAATATTGAAGAGTCTACAATGGAAGTTAAGCCAGCGACTGTATTTGGCAGTGGACTGGAAGTAATATGTCGTTATAGAGCAGTGGGGAGTTTCTTGCGTAGATACGGCAAATATGTTGAAAACGGGCAACCACTAGATGCCTTTGTTGAAGTTACCCTTAAGGATGATGATCGTCAGGATCCTCCTATATCTGAAGACGCGTTAGATATGCTAGGGATTTTAACTAAGGAAGAGTACAAATCACTAAAAGAGCTTACACAGCAGATTGGTAGTATTGTAAAAGAAGCTTTAGCAGACAAGTGTATTGAGCTGTACGATATCAAATTTGAATTTGGTAGAATTGGCGAGCAAATCGCTCTCATCGATGAAATCTCTGGTGGAAATATGCGTGCCTACAAGGGTGACAGATATATCGAGCCTTTAGAGCTTGAGAGATTAGTATTAGAAGACATTAGTAAATAA
- a CDS encoding DUF421 domain-containing protein — protein MLRIIGRKSVSQLTLSTTVIMIAVGAIFVQPINVDTVPRTLIVIAVFVTILLIMEYLQLKINVIEKIIHGKAVIVIENGQLVPDNLQSLRITVDKLESQLRQQGITRVSDVKIGTIEPNGQFGYELMPDAKPLTVGEFKRLMGGMLPIQQNPPLKPADNIFEELTDKQNINHTKKFK, from the coding sequence ATGCTACGTATCATAGGGAGGAAATCTGTCTCTCAGTTAACGTTATCTACAACAGTAATTATGATTGCTGTGGGTGCTATTTTTGTTCAACCTATTAATGTAGATACAGTTCCAAGAACATTAATTGTTATAGCGGTTTTTGTAACTATCCTATTAATAATGGAGTATTTACAGTTAAAGATAAATGTCATAGAAAAGATAATACATGGAAAAGCTGTAATCGTAATTGAAAATGGTCAGTTGGTTCCTGATAATTTACAGTCATTGCGTATCACAGTAGATAAGCTAGAAAGCCAGCTACGCCAACAAGGAATTACAAGGGTGTCAGATGTTAAAATAGGTACCATTGAACCTAATGGACAATTTGGCTATGAATTAATGCCCGACGCTAAGCCACTAACCGTTGGTGAATTTAAAAGACTTATGGGTGGGATGCTCCCAATTCAACAAAATCCTCCGTTAAAACCAGCTGATAATATTTTTGAAGAATTAACGGATAAACAAAATATTAATCACACGAAAAAGTTTAAGTAA